The genomic segment CTCGATCAAATCGATCATATTGAAATTATTAAAGGGGGCGCTTCCTCAGAGTTTGGTTCCGATGCCATGGGTGGGGTCATTCAAATTAAGACCAAGCGGGCTTCGGCAAAAAAACAAAGTTATGAATTTTCGTTAGGAGGAGCATCTTTTAATACCCTGCAAATTCAAAACAGTTTTTCCCATCGCTTTTCAAAGTCCGCACTTTATTTGAGTCATAGCCATCTCCAAAGCGAGGGGGATTTTACTTTCCGTTCTACTCCTACTGAAATTGGAGGAGTGACTTTAGGAGGAGGCGAAAAATATACCCGAGAAAACAATCAATTTTTTAGCGAGAATGGTTTGCTAAAATGGGAGATTTTTCCTTCTGAAAAATGGGAGCTGCGACTTCTTAGCGATTGGATGGGGTCAAGGCGTCATGTGCCTCCCACCGAGGAAGAGTTTATTCTACTAACGCCGGTGAATCCTGCAGAAGCAAAAGAACAGCTGCTTAAAAATTTAAGCAGTGCACAGTTGTTAGTTCACGATTTAGGGTTTAAGAATTTAGAATTAGAAGTTCAACCTTATTATCGTCTGGATCAAAGCCATTTTGAAGATGCGAGTCCTGGTTTAGGTCCACCCATCGACACCCAATATAAAAATCAATCTTTTGGATCCAAGTTAGCGCTGCGATACCAGGGTCGCAGTGGAATTGTTGACCATAAAATCTCATTTTTCTATGAGCCGCGCCTTGACTGGCTTCGCAGCGAAGATTCTATCACTTCCCTCGAAGAAGAACATCATCGCTTTACCCATGCCTTTTATTTAGGAGATGAACTCTCTTTTTTCTCGCAAAGGCTCAGTGTTCAGCCTTCTCTTCGTTTTGAAAATACCACGGATTTTGCGTCCCGTTTTGCAGGGCATTTGGGTTTAATCTACAAAGCTCTCTCCTGGTTGGTCTTTAAAACAAATGTTGATCAGGCCTTTCGTTACCCCAATTTTAATGAACTCTATTTTCCCAATCAGGGCATCATTCGTGGAAATCCGGAGTTAGCTCCAGAAAAATCCGTGAATATGGATGTGGGATTCGTGTTGGAACATCATTTAGGCCCACATCAATTCAGACATCAATTCAGCTATTTTAAAAATTGGATTGATAATTCCA from the Deltaproteobacteria bacterium genome contains:
- a CDS encoding TonB-dependent receptor, translating into MKHLLLAAFAASTIFSFFTPCLLVAQAQLGEIQVSADAPPESSERPSAFVSVIQPKAFDTQVKSLPELLSEQSGVQVNQFGGLGHLSTISIRGSSAEQVSVFVDGVKINTAQGGAVDFSSLPLDQIDHIEIIKGGASSEFGSDAMGGVIQIKTKRASAKKQSYEFSLGGASFNTLQIQNSFSHRFSKSALYLSHSHLQSEGDFTFRSTPTEIGGVTLGGGEKYTRENNQFFSENGLLKWEIFPSEKWELRLLSDWMGSRRHVPPTEEEFILLTPVNPAEAKEQLLKNLSSAQLLVHDLGFKNLELEVQPYYRLDQSHFEDASPGLGPPIDTQYKNQSFGSKLALRYQGRSGIVDHKISFFYEPRLDWLRSEDSITSLEEEHHRFTHAFYLGDELSFFSQRLSVQPSLRFENTTDFASRFAGHLGLIYKALSWLVFKTNVDQAFRYPNFNELYFPNQGIIRGNPELAPEKSVNMDVGFVLEHHLGPHQFRHQFSYFKNWIDNSIVFVPISAFTIAPLNTQQVHTQGFEWNSFVHLGSHVDVEGNYTFLKASLQDSGKQLPGRAKHKANGKLTLKNSWAALYVSLQYIDQLPIDFQNSTFIKSRSQLDLGVSLLFKKHLSFNFDVKNVSNVQLLDSRGFPLPGRSFFLSVGAKI